A genomic segment from Drosophila willistoni isolate 14030-0811.24 chromosome 2L unlocalized genomic scaffold, UCI_dwil_1.1 Seg72.1, whole genome shotgun sequence encodes:
- the LOC111518343 gene encoding uncharacterized protein LOC111518343 isoform X1 — protein MVRPTLISLAKRVPLIQFRKGGAGAGAPKSAEKASSQPPGGKKLGGGAAIEDWELPARFARKPIDPVEAAYINNGGPPNY, from the exons ATGGTGCGCCCCACCCTTATATCACTAGCCAAGCGTGTGCCGCTGATACAGTTTCGCAAAGGTGGTGCAGGTGCCGGAGCACCAAAGTCAGCAGAGAAGGCAAGTTCACAGCCACCCGGAGGGAAAAAG ctGGGCGGAGGAGCTGCCATCGAGGACTGGGAACTCCCAGCACGCTTTGCCCGCAAACCCATAGATCCTGTTGAAGCGGCTTACATTAATAATGGTGGACCACCCAACTACTGA
- the LOC6646029 gene encoding lipoyltransferase 1, mitochondrial produces the protein MSFLLRRNSSQLRLLMAAGNKITRPALSTTASSCYSSSSSSSSSPSSDNNNVNAVSPGASRQRKSTPSVPDADIKKSVFISQSHDIFTNLALEDWLYKNFDFSHHHVLLLWANDPCVVIGRHQNPFTEANVSKLMERGITLARRNSGGGAVYHDRGNLNCTFFTPRERYDRKYNLNIVTRALFREWAIKAEINERDDIVILNKKISGTAAKLGHPNSYHHCTLLATANKLHLGESLIKEPANYISRATASVPSSIRNLVDVNRNVTVAQLLSAVGYEYLRTTATALEDGGSVQTMQQRGFQLINPTEKWFPGIEELRANYSSWDWVIGKTPKFTVEKDLELKEDQHGMKIKLSVDVEAGLMKDICIQLPQSEQRVPVVTPLQGKAYNEQNLNGIVAALKLVSTSNVKQAMNGSV, from the exons ATGAGCTTTTTGTTGCGTCGCAATTCCAGTCAGCTGCGTCTGCTGATGGCAGCTGGCAATAAAATCACGCGCCCCGCCCTCTCCACCACAGCCTCCTCCTGCTACTCCtcctcatcatcgtcgtcgtcgtctccGTCAAGTGATAACAACAATGTAAATGCCGTATCACCTGGCGCATCACGTCAACGCAAATCAACGCCATCTGTCCCAGATGCTGACATCAAGAAATCTGTCTTTATCTCGCAATCGCATGACATATTCACCAATTTGGCTCTAGAGGATTGGCTATATAAGAACTTTGATTTTAGCCATCATCATGTCTTGCTGCTGTGGGCCAATGATCCGTGTGTGGTAATTGGAAGACATCAGAATCCCTTTACCGAGGCAAATGTATCCAAGTTGATGGAGCGGGGTATCACCCTGGCACGCCGGAATAGCGGAGGTGGAGCTGTCTATCATGATCGTGGCAATCTGAATTGTACCTTCTTTACGCCCCGTGAGCGTTACGATCGGAAATACAATTTGAATATCGTTACACGTGCCCTGTTTCGGGAGTGGGCCATAAAGGCAGAGATCAATGAGCGCGATGATATTGTTATATTGAACAAGAAG ATTTCTGGTACAGCTGCCAAACTGGGTCATCCGAATTCCTATCATCATTGCACTTTGCTGGCCACCGcaaataaattgcatttggGTGAATCTTTGATTAAGGAGCCAGCCAATTATATAAGTCGCGCCACCGCCTCTGTACCCTCGTCCATACGTAATCTGGTGGATGTGAATCGCAATGTCACCGTCGCCCAGTTGCTCTCCGCTGTGGGTTATGAATACTTGAGGACCACGGCCACAGCTCTAGAGGATGGCGGCAGTGTGCAGACCATGCAACAGCGTGGCTTTCAACTAATCAATCCCACTGAGAAATGGTTCCCGGGCATTGAAGAGTTGCGTGCCAACTATAGTTCTTGGGATTGGGTTATTGGTAAAACTCCCAAATTCACTGTCGAAAAGGATCTGGAACTAAAAGAAGATCAACATGGCATGAAGATCAAGCTGAGCGTTGATGTGGAGGCG GGCTTGATGAAGGACATTTGCATACAATTGCCGCAGAGCGAGCAGCGAGTGCCAGTTGTTACACCACTTCAAGGCAAGGCCTACAATGAACAGAATTTGAATGGCATTGTTGCCGCTCTGAAGCTTGTCTCCACCTCGAATGTGAAACAGGCAATGAATGGTTCAGTCTGA
- the LOC6646266 gene encoding uncharacterized protein LOC6646266, whose translation MGVKPSMQVNYCNKDCLGLRKRVCGLHQTFKWLHQTPALHEYLISASSVAANRNTQSGVPPKTATV comes from the coding sequence ATGGGTGTTAAGCCTAGTATGCAAGTGAACTATTGCAACAAGGACTGCCTGGGTCTACGTAAGCGAGTTTGCGGCCTCCATCAAACCTTCAAGTGGCTCCATCAGACACCTGCCCTGCACGAATACCTAATCTCTGCTAGCTCAGTGGCTGCGAACAGGAACACCCAAAGCGGCGTGCCCCCCAAGACTGCAACGGTCTAA
- the LOC6646182 gene encoding dnaJ homolog subfamily B member 6 isoform X2 has product MVDYYKVLDVARTATDGEVKKAYRKLALKWHPDKNPDNLEEANKRFRELSEAYEVLSDEKKRRIYDEYGKDGLGDRQNRSHTRHHYNTHEFDDFDIMGGFPFVFRPPDEVFREFFGVNSPFADFFRDANGHSNGTSSGSSRRHGGSSNGGIGASRHHHHHHQHKLASPFAAPMVNYSMMDFFMPTSGFTSFSSMTSGGNGSSGVTHISGGPNAAVKRTSTSTVFVNGKKLMTKRIVENGKETVFSYENDILKSKTVNGVSQKLSSITN; this is encoded by the exons atggTGGACTATTATAAAGTATTGGATGTGGCACGCACAGCCACCGATGGTGAAGTGAAAAAAGC CTATCGAAAATTGGCATTAAAATGGCATCCAGACAAGAATCCAGACAACTTGGAGGAGGCCAACAAACGTTTTCGTGAACTATCTGAAGCATATGAAGTGCTATCCGATG AGAAAAAACGTCGCATTTACGATGAGTATGGCAAGGATGGACTTGGTGATCGCCAGAATCGCTCACATACCCGTCATCACTATAACACACATGAATTTGATGACTTTGATATCATGGGTGGCTTTCCGTTTGTGTTCCGACCGCCCGACGAAGTTTTCCGTGAATTCTTTGGCGTTAATTCACCCTTTGCCGACTTCTTTAGAG ATGCCAATGGCCATTCGAATGGCACTTCTAGTGGATCAAGTCGGCGACATGGCGGCAGCAGTAATGGCGGTATTGGAGCCTctcgccatcatcatcatcatcaccagcaTAAATTGGCCTCCCCTTTTGCGGCGCCCATGGTCAATTATTCAATGATGGATTTTTTCATGCCAACCAGCGGTTTCACTTCTTTCTCGTCCATGACAAGTGGAGGCAATGGCAGCAGCGGCGTTACCCACATATCTGGTGGACCCAATGCCGCCGTTAAACGCACCTCAACCTCCACGGTGTTTGTCAATGGCAAAAAGCTGATGACCAAGCG AATTGTCGAAAATGGCAAGGAAACTGTCTTTTCATATGAAAATGACATCCTTAAATCAAAGACTGTGAATGGAGTATCCCAAAAACTATCTTCAATAACGaattaa
- the LOC6646182 gene encoding dnaJ homolog subfamily B member 6-B isoform X1, with product MVDYYKVLDVARTATDGEVKKAYRKLALKWHPDKNPDNLEEANKRFRELSEAYEVLSDARKRRIYDARATLHKSSATSSSSSNTSNGYYSRYRSGAGGGGSTSSSYGRDYDYDYYPSRRSGNRYQAFTFRNLFEGTPFHKLFEKKRRIYDEYGKDGLGDRQNRSHTRHHYNTHEFDDFDIMGGFPFVFRPPDEVFREFFGVNSPFADFFRDANGHSNGTSSGSSRRHGGSSNGGIGASRHHHHHHQHKLASPFAAPMVNYSMMDFFMPTSGFTSFSSMTSGGNGSSGVTHISGGPNAAVKRTSTSTVFVNGKKLMTKRIVENGKETVFSYENDILKSKTVNGVSQKLSSITN from the exons atggTGGACTATTATAAAGTATTGGATGTGGCACGCACAGCCACCGATGGTGAAGTGAAAAAAGC CTATCGAAAATTGGCATTAAAATGGCATCCAGACAAGAATCCAGACAACTTGGAGGAGGCCAACAAACGTTTTCGTGAACTATCTGAAGCATATGAAGTGCTATCCGATG CACGTAAGCGAAGGATCTACGATGCGAGAGCCACACTGCATAAATCCTCAGCaacttcctcctcctcctccaacACATCGAATGGCTATTATTCCCGCTATCGCAGCGGAGCTGGTGGCGGTGGCAGCACTTCATCAAGTTATGGTCGTGACTACGACTATGATTACTATCCAAGCAGACGGAGTGGTAATCGCTATCAGGCGTTTACCTTCCGTAACTTATTCGAGGGTACACCATTTCATAAACTTTTTG AGAAAAAACGTCGCATTTACGATGAGTATGGCAAGGATGGACTTGGTGATCGCCAGAATCGCTCACATACCCGTCATCACTATAACACACATGAATTTGATGACTTTGATATCATGGGTGGCTTTCCGTTTGTGTTCCGACCGCCCGACGAAGTTTTCCGTGAATTCTTTGGCGTTAATTCACCCTTTGCCGACTTCTTTAGAG ATGCCAATGGCCATTCGAATGGCACTTCTAGTGGATCAAGTCGGCGACATGGCGGCAGCAGTAATGGCGGTATTGGAGCCTctcgccatcatcatcatcatcaccagcaTAAATTGGCCTCCCCTTTTGCGGCGCCCATGGTCAATTATTCAATGATGGATTTTTTCATGCCAACCAGCGGTTTCACTTCTTTCTCGTCCATGACAAGTGGAGGCAATGGCAGCAGCGGCGTTACCCACATATCTGGTGGACCCAATGCCGCCGTTAAACGCACCTCAACCTCCACGGTGTTTGTCAATGGCAAAAAGCTGATGACCAAGCG AATTGTCGAAAATGGCAAGGAAACTGTCTTTTCATATGAAAATGACATCCTTAAATCAAAGACTGTGAATGGAGTATCCCAAAAACTATCTTCAATAACGaattaa
- the LOC6646181 gene encoding tyrosine-protein kinase Shark: MSRDDHMKWFHGNLSREAADDLLKQGYPDGTFLVRESSTAAGDFVLSLLYQDEVCHYQIRRHGEDAFFSIDDKVQTKILHGLDTLVEYYEQESNGLVTALTNPLIRDPPPHNTRSHGVTNLLHRATSKNESKVVFELLKCGYRNFDAKNQDGQTALHLAALYSDEDILKLLLDAKVQVNSSDSFGCQPLHYASRTKPAAFIRTLINAQANVQGRNIENGYVPLHDAAKYGNLEAVQELLAAQAPLLPRTSSGEFPFDLAKEAGQTAVEDYLLKYKMPSATTSKEQWYHGTLKREEAVDILKKYAKELTDKDSQVDTSGCFLVRYSESAAAIGYVLTLLCDQTVKNFRISQADLYQNGNKLQTGASKFLYIDDGPYWPSLEHLIAHFMVFSYGLPVSLKYPVPPKPKPEVPSFATIPRSLARRDNHQPMTPPTPPTPTTTTHSHVPVPTSTKKKEKKDSSSSVFNSLRLTSPKKGLFDMNSLRKSKSKNKRSESESSASGMSLAQTVEELQAAAPMIKSLSFSTDFAKLNVDAAVGAGGELYNVPRNNTPIDIELPPIAQKTEAEVEYFTQSDVIIEKQRLNATFNGYVPTVDVHMLMDHPLKPPAAARLDSLISTGSTESEMAGYLQRKCSGSAATPTSAALKSAKLRFFIKREQLELEEEIGAGEFGSVYKGWLNKSPAGRQEVAIKTLRDEHSNKDEFLREASVMMRLEHKCIVRLIGISKGEMLMMVQELAPLGSMLQYILDHSADIKVNQELKLWASQIACGMHYLETQHFVHRDLACRNILLTSRHQAKISDFGMSRSLSAGSDEYQFTQGGRWPIRWYAPESFNNGIFSHASDVWSFGVTLWEMFSLGAPPYGDIRNVDAIKLVDSGQRLPQPDLCPAYIYAVMQSCWLERPKERPNFAYLMEFFTRDPEYQNLLELVPTIHV, from the exons ATGAGCCGCGATGATCACATGAAATGGTTTCACGGTAATTTATCCCGTGAAGCAGCTGATGATTTGCTAAAACAAG GTTACCCAGATGGTACGTTCTTGGTGCGGGAGAGCAGCACGGCAGCTGGTGACTTTGTATTGAGTCTACTTTACCAGGACGAAGTGTGCCATTATCAAATTCGTCGCCATGGGGAAGATGCCTTCTTCTCTATTGATGACAAGGTGCAAACTAAGATTCTCCATGGCTTGGATACGTTGGTAGAGTACTATGAGCAGGAATCAAATGGCTTGGTTACAGCATTAACCAATCCACTTATACGTGATCCACCGCCCCACAATACCCGAAGTCATGGAGTGACCAATTTACTCCATCGTGCTACCTCGAAGAATGAGAGTAAAGTGGTTTTCGAATTACTCAAATGTGGCTATCGTAATTTCGATGCCAAGAATCAGGATGGACAGACGGCATTGCATTTGGCAGCTCTATATAGTGATGAGGATATATTAAAACTTTTGCTGGATGCCAAGGTTCAGGTCAATAGCTCGGATTCCTTTGGATGTCAGCCACTGCAT TATGCCTCACGAACAAAGCCAGCTGCATTTATACGCACCCTAATAAATGCCCAGGCCAATGTTCAGGGCCGAAACATAGAGAATGGTTATGTGCCACTTCACGATGCCGCCAAGTACGGCAATTTGGAGGCTGTTCAAGAACTTTTAGCAGCACAGGCTCCACTTTTGCCACGTACCAGCTCTGGTGAATTTCCCTTTGATTTGGCCAAAGAGGCGGGACAGACTGCTGTAGAGGACTATCTACTCAAGTATAAGATGCCTTCTGCAACTACCAGCAAAGAGCAGTGGTATCATGGTACTTTAAAGCGTGAGGAGGCGGTGGATATACTTAAAAAGTATGCCAAGGAACTAACCGACAAAGATTCACAAGTGGACACATCCGGATGCTTTCTGGTCCGTTATTCCGAATCGGCAGCCGCCATTGGTTATGTATTAACATTACTCTGTGATCAGACAGTGAAAAATTTTCGCATCTCTCAGGCGGATCTCTATCAAAATGGCAATAAATTGCAAACGGGAGCA TCAAAATTCTTGTATATAGACGATGGTCCTTATTGGCCAAGTCTGGAACATTTGATTGCCCATTTTATGGTATTTTCCTATGGTCTACCAGTGAGTCTTAAGTATCCAGTGCCTCCAAAGCCCAAGCCAGAGGTTCCTTCCTTTGCCACAATACCACGTTCCCTTGCTAGACGCGACAATCATCAACCCATGACACCGCCCACACCCCCGACACCAACCACGACAACCCATTCCCATGTGCCAGTTCCAACCAGTACAaagaaaaaggagaaaaaagaTAGCAGCAGTTCCGTGTTTAATTCATTGCGTTTGACCAGTCCCAAGAAGGGGCTCTTTGACATGAATAGCTTGAGAAAAAGCAAGTCGAAGAACAAACGCAGCGAATCTGAGAGCAGTGCTAGCGGCATGTCCCTGGCACAAACTGTTGAGGAATTACAAGCTGCTGCTCCCATGATAAAAAGTCTATCATTCTCCACAGATTTTGCCAAACTCAATGTGGATGCTGCAGTTGGAGCTGGAGGAGAGTTATATAATGTGCCTCGCAATAACACGCCCATTGACATTGAGCTGCCGCCCATTGCCCAGAAGACTGAAGCAGAAGTTGAGTATTTCACCCAGAGCGATGTGATCATTGAAAAGCAGCGACTCAATGCCACGTTCAATGGCTATGTACCGACTGTAGATGTGCATATGCTAATGGATCATCCATTGaaaccaccagcagcagctcGACTTGATTCTCTAATCTCCACgggatccacagaaagtgaaATGGCTGGTTATTTGCAGCGTAAATGCAGTGGCTCTGCCGCAACACCAACATCAGCTGCCTTGAAGTCGGCTAAATTGAGATTCTTCATAAAGCGTGAACAACTCGAACTGGAAGAGGAGATTGGAGCTGGTGAATTTGGTTCTGTGTACAAGGGTTGGTTAAACAAGTCGCCCGCTGGCCGGCAAGAGGTGGCCATAAAAACACTGAGAGATGAGCATAGCAACAAAGATGAATTCTTGCGCGAAGCATCGGTTATGATGAGGCTGGAACACAAGTGTATAGTACGTCTTATAGGCATATCTAAAGGCGAAATGCTGATGATGGTTCAAGAGCTAGCTCCTTTGGGCTCTATGTTGCAGTATATACTCGATCACAGTGCCGATATAAAAGTCAATCAGGAGCTAAAGTTGTGGGCATCGCAAATCGCTTGTG GCATGCACTATTTGGAAACTCAGCACTTTGTCCATCGTGATTTGGCCTGCAGGAATATATTGTTAACCTCACGTCATCAGGCCAAGATCAGTGATTTTGGGATGTCGCGTTCCTTGAGTGCTGGCAGCGATGAGTATCAGTTTACGCAAGGCGGACGATGGCCCATACGCTGGTATGCGCCGGAGAGTTTCAATAATGGCATATTTTCACATGCCAGCGATGTTTGGTCATTCGGTGTGACACTCTGGGAAATGTTCTCATTGGGTGCTCCACCCTATGGGGATATACGTAATGTGGATGCCATAAAATTGGTCGATAGTGGACAACGTTTGCCCCAACCCGATCTCTGTCCTGCCTATATTTATGCTGTTATGCAAAGCTGTTGGCTGGAACGACCAAAAGAGCGTCCTAATTTCGCTTATCTTATGGAATTCTTTACACGCGATCCGGAATATCAGAATCTACTCGAATTGGTGCCCACAATTCATGTCTAA
- the LOC6646238 gene encoding 40S ribosomal protein S16, with amino-acid sequence MQQKRREPVQAVQVFGRKKTATAVAYCKRGSGLLKVNGRPLEQIEPKVLQYKLQEPLLLLGKEKFAGVDIRVRVNGGGHVAQIYAIRQAISKALVAFYQKYVDEASKKEIKDILVQYDRTLLVGDPRRCEPKKFGGPGARARYQKSYR; translated from the exons ATGCAGCAAAAG CGCAGAGAACCCGTGCAGGCTGTCCAAGTCTTTGGCCGTAAG AAAACCGCCACTGCAGTCGCTTACTGCAAGCGTGGCAGCGGTCTACTGAAGGTCAATGGACGTCCCTTGGAACAAATTGAACCCAAAGTTTTGCAATACAAATTGCAGGAGCCACTTTTGTTGCTCGGCAAG GAGAAATTCGCCGGTGTGGACATCCGTGTGCGCGTCAATGGTGGTGGTCATGTAGCCCAGATCTATGCCATCCGTCAGGCAATTTCCAAGGCCCTTGTAGCCTTCTACCAGAAGT ATGTCGATGAGGCCTCCAAGAAGGAAATCAAAGACATCTTGGTCCAATACGACAGAACTCTGCTGGTTGGTGATCCACGTCGCTGCGAACCCAAGAAGTTTGGCGGTCCAGGTGCCCGTGCCCGTTACCAGAAGTCGTACCGTTAA
- the LOC111519062 gene encoding sentrin-specific protease-like, translating into MIDKPNKSFENPQTMKPNQISRKRKCNETDSFHVTKYRILSTNDCLAMSSSDGYLSRSTHEFQRPVPGTGAEINLLSSQERIRSSSRPTNLCFFDPKFKECNNLHDSLSNLVYVSSSSNCRILQRTKALMNKFKNNIYLVDNFTDTYNQKVIRSRQERELLLKSTEFELEAIKEERLAYEKQMALKLVNENLGLDRRISKPTMNDKATQENVDQEIISVSKLIMPTDQYVLACENASNDIQMEEATQDLNKHIKLQEDELVENLDHSVNASNDIPIKEATQDLSKQIKLQEDELVKAIENPDQSVSDYIKIEQTEDLQFIVNESPQELVYVSDNIELVKAIENPDESVSDYIQIDQTEALQFLVNESPQELVFVSDNIELVKAIENPDQSVSDYIQIDQTEALQFLVNESPKELFFVSDNIELVKAIENPDQSVSDYIQMDQTEDLQFIVNESPQELVYVSDNIELVKAIENPDQSVSDYIQMDQTEDLQFQIKESPQELLFVSDNIELVKAIENPDQSVSDYIQIDQTEALQFLVNESPQELVFVSDNIELVKAIESPDQSVSDYIQMDQTQALQFLVNESPKELVIVSDNIQIKEENNKQTNSPKKESQSSDKELINSVNKIDQSISHDNQKEEIKNLQFSSTWLRYKNKFKNTRNSQQFEVHDIQNDKKEKEPKQEKNKDQNCPTNSQIDIKSDQSMNDVLKNIIKSIDFSTIKSPNNANSVECVEEEVKNEEKEEKPLVIEVKDSFVLNLKKFRNRRANFIKEASPLIDRFGSRNEYFTLTETHLKWLNMSIKNKNDEFPLLTTEMMHRYNNLMEGHPDDEIISKFSLHIKRVSIRTLSGSNWLDDQIVNFYMNLISERSEMKRKELPITHCMSTFFIPIFVSNGYAAVRRWTTKVDIFSKDIIVVPVHTDTSHWCVAIIHMRQRTLRSYDSLGQFRTEVLDALKLYLKQESLDKHRKLFNTNTLLIENAMDAPKQRNSNDCGVFSCMVPEYITRDQPLTFTQRHIPYLRVKMALEISEGRLWL; encoded by the exons atGATAGACAAACCCAATAAAAGCTTTGAAAATCCGCAAACCatgaaaccaaaccaaatttCCCGTAAGCGCAAGTG CAACGAGACGGACAGCTTTCATGTTACCAAATACCGAATACTTTCGACTAACGATTGCTTGGCCATGAGTTCTTCAGATGGATATCTGAGCCGATCAACGCATGAGTTTCAGAGACCTGTACCGGGCACAGGAGCAGAAATCAACCTGCTCAGCTCACAAGAAAGGATTCGAAGCAGCTCAAGGCCTACAAATCTATGCTTCTTCGACCCCAAATTCAAAGAATGCAACAATTTGCATGATTCCTTATCAAATCTTGTATATGTGTCTTCTTCCTCAAATTGTCGGATTTTACAACGTACAAAGGCTTTAATGAACAAATTCAAGAATAACATTTACCTGGttgacaatttcaccgatactTATAATCAGAAGGTCATACGATCTAGACAAGAAAGGGAACTTTTACTTAAAAGTACCGAATTCGAGCTTGAAGCCATAAAAGAAGAACGTCTGGCATATGAAAAACAAATGGCTTTAAAACTCGTAAACGAAAATCTAGGTCTAGATCGACGTATCTCAAAACCGACAATGAATGACAAAGCAACGCAGGAGAATGTAGATCAAGAGATTATATCTGTTTCTAAGTTGATAATGCCAACTGACCAATATGTCTtggcatgtgaaaatgcatctAATGATATCCAGATGGAGGAGGCAACTCAAGATTTAAACAAACATATCAAACTCCAAGAGGATGAATTAGTCGAAAACCTCGATCATTCTGTCAATGCCTCTAATGATATCCCGATAAAGGAGGCAACTCAAGATCTAAGCAAACAGATCAAACTCCAAGAGGATGAATTAGTCAAAGCTATAGAAAACCCTGATCAGTCTGTCAGTGACTATATCAAAATTGAACAGACCGAAGATCTACAGTTTATAGTAAACGAATCCCCACAAGAATTAGTTTATGTAAGTGATAATATTGAATTAGTCAAGGCTATAGAAAACCCTGATGAGTCTGTCAGTGACTATATCCAAATTGATCAGACCGAAGCTCTACAGTTTCTAGTAAACGAATCCCCACAAGAATTAGTTTTTGTAAGTGATAATATTGAATTGGTCAAGGCTATAGAAAACCCTGATCAGTCTGTGAGTGACTATATCCAAATTGATCAGACAGAAGCTCTACAGTTTCTAGTAAACGAATCCCCAAAAGAATTGTTTTTTGTAAGTGATAATATTGAATTAGTTAAGGCTATAGAAAACCCTGATCAGTCTGTGAGTGACTATATCCAAATGGATCAAACCGAAGATCTACAGTTTATAGTAAACGAATCCCCACAAGAATTGGTTTATGTAAGTGATAATATTGAATTAGTTAAGGCTATAGAAAACCCTGATCAGTCTGTGAGTGACTATATCCAAATGGATCAAACCGAAGATCTACAGTTTCAAATAAAAGAATCCCCACAAGAATTGCTCTTTGTAAGTGATAATATTGAATTAGTCAAGGCTATAGAAAACCCTGATCAGTCTGTGAGTGACTATATCCAAATTGATCAGACAGAAGCTCTACAGTTTCTAGTAAACGAATCCCCACAAGAATTGGTTTTTGTAAGTGATAATATTGAATTAGTCAAGGCTATAGAAAGCCCTGATCAGTCTGTCAGTGACTATATCCAAATGGATCAGACCCAAGCTCTACAGTTTCTAGTAAACGAATCCCCAAAAGAATTGGTTATTGTAAGTGATAATATTCAGATAAAAGAGGAGAACAATAAGCAAACTAATTCTCCCAAGAAAGAAAGCCAGTCATCTGATAAAGAATTAATCAATAGTGTAAATAAGATCGATCAGTCTATAAGTCATGATAATCAAAAAGAGGAAATAAAAAATCTTCAGTTTTCATCAACTTGGTTGagatataaaaataaattcaagaaTACAAGAAACTCCCAACAATTTGAAGTTCATGATATTCAGAATGATAAAAAGGAGAAAGAACCAAAACAGGAGAAAAACAAAGATCAAAATTGTCCAACCAACTCCCAAATAGATATCAAATCCGACCAATCCATGAACGATGTTTTAAAGAACATAATCAAAAGTATAGATTTTTCAACCATTAAAAGTCCGAATAATGCCAACAGTGTAGAATGTGTGGAAGAAGAGgttaaaaatgaagaaaaagagGAAAAGCCTCTGGTAATTGAAGTGAAGGATAGCTTCGTCTTGAACTTAAAGAAATTTAGAAATCGAAGGGCAAATTTCATTAAAGAGGCCTCCCCCTTAATAGATCGTTTTGGGAGTAGAAATGAATATTTTACACTTACAGAAACCCACTTAAAGTGGCTAAATATgagtattaaaaataaaaatgatgaaTTTCCACTTTTGACAACGGAAATGATGCATcgttataataatttaatggaAGGTCATCCAGATGACGAGATAATATCAAAATTTAGTTTACACATCAAACGTGTATCCATACGGACATTGAGTGGTTCAAATTGGTTGGACGATCAGAtagttaatttttatatgaATCTTATTAGCGAACGAtctgaaatgaaaagaaaagagtTGCCGATTACTCATTGTATGAGTACATTCTTTATACCCATATTCGTTTCGAATGGTTATGCAGCAGTCAGACGATGGACCACCAAAGTTGATATATTTAGCAAGGATATTATTGTTGTGCCAGTCCATACGGACACATCTCATTGGTGTGTGGCCATCATACATATGCGGCAACGGACCCTACGCAGCTACGATTCCTTGGGCCAATTTCGAACAGAAGTCCTTGATgctttaaagttatatttGAAACAAGAGTCACTGGATAAACATAGAAAGCTATTCAATACGAATACATTATTAATCGAAAATGCTATGGATGCTCCGAAACAGAGAAATTCGAATGATTGCGGTGTCTTTAGTTGCATGGTGCCCGAGTATATCACAAGAGATCAACCGCTGACGTTTACCCAAAGGCATATTCCATATTTGCGTGTCAAAATGGCTCTCGAGATAAGCGAGGGTAGACTTTGGCTATAA
- the LOC111518343 gene encoding uncharacterized protein LOC111518343 isoform X2, translated as MVRPTLISLAKRVPLIQFRKGGAGAGAPKSAEKLGGGAAIEDWELPARFARKPIDPVEAAYINNGGPPNY; from the exons ATGGTGCGCCCCACCCTTATATCACTAGCCAAGCGTGTGCCGCTGATACAGTTTCGCAAAGGTGGTGCAGGTGCCGGAGCACCAAAGTCAGCAGAGAAG ctGGGCGGAGGAGCTGCCATCGAGGACTGGGAACTCCCAGCACGCTTTGCCCGCAAACCCATAGATCCTGTTGAAGCGGCTTACATTAATAATGGTGGACCACCCAACTACTGA